The genomic region TATCCTTGGTAAGGATAAGGTCACCGGTTCAATCCCGGTCGGTGGCTCCATGTATCATGCGAGAGTGGCGGAACTGGCAGACGCGCACGTTTGAGGGGCGTGTGGGCAACCGTGGGGGTTCAAATCCCCCCTCTCGCACCATAAAAAAGCAACACCATTTCCAATGGAGGGAATGGTGTTTTTGTTTTTCTCTGATTGTTATCCTTTTAAATGACGATTAAATGACGATTTGTCGTGCCATTCAATCTCAACGTTTTATCAGCGGAAGTATCCCCGCTAGGTCATTTTTTTGTTCCAGAACCGGCCGGAAGAGGTCCCCCATCCGCTGGAGCCGCTCAAAAATCGTTTGCATGGTGAAAGCCTTCGGTTGCAACGCCATGTTAACCTCGGACCAGAGCAAGGGAGTGGATACCGGTGCGCCGGGCACGGGGCGGAGGCTGTATACGCCGGCCAGTGTCTTTCCTCGACCGATCTGCCAGCAGTCCAGATAGAGCCGGTTCCCTCGATCACGGATGGGGCGAGCCAATGTGACACGTGGCTCGGCGGCTTCGATGAACTTGGCGATGGCTACGGCGCATTCCCGAACGGTCTGGTAATCGTAACCGTGGCCGACAGGCACATAAATATGCATCCCCGATGCGCCCGACGTTTTCGGATACGCGGTCAGCCCGAAGGTATCGAGGGCGCTTTTCAGGAGCAACGCCACCTCTACCACCGTCTGGAAGGACTGGCTTTCATGGGGATCGAGGTCAAAAACCATGCAGGTCGGATGATCCAAGGCATCTGTCCTCGACAGCCAGGGATGGATTTCAATGCAGCCGAGGTTGATCAGAAACAAAAGATCCGCAGCATCCTCTACCAGGCAGTAGCGGATGCTTTTTCTTTTTCCCTCTGAAGCCACCTCCATGGTGGGCAGCCAGTCGGGACGGGAGGGCGGCGCTTCTTTTTGGTAAAAGAACTTCCCGTCGATCCCGTCGGGATACCGGACCAGCACCAGCGGATAGTCTTTGAGGTGGGGCAAGAGGTAGGGGGCAATTTTTAGGTAGTATTCGATCAGGTCGCCTTTCGTGTACCCTTCATGGGGCCAGAACACCTTCCCCACATTGCTCAGTAGCAGGGTCTTGCCATGGAGAGTCACCTCGAACTTTCCGCTTCGCCGAGGTAGGAGGGATGGCGCAGCCGCAGGTCTGGTGTCCACTCGAGGTAGCGGACGCGAACGAAATGGGTGGGAATGACCGGGGTGTACTCCTTGTCCCCCTGGAAACCCTTGTTCACCGGAATGACCGCTTCGAGACCAGCCTTGCTCTCCTCCCCTCGGCGGCGGGGGAACAGGCGTTGGTGCCATTGCTCTGCCTCCTTGACCGTCAGGCCCGAACTCACCCGCCCGATATAAACGGGCCCATCCTCGCCGGGCGCGCCAAGGACAAGCGACGCGACGCGACCGGGCTGGGTTTGCGTGTAACCGATGACCGGACAGTTGATCTCGCGAAAGTTCTTGACTTTTTTCCAGGCACTGTGTTTCTTTCCGGGAACGTAGGGGCTATTCTTGTCTTTCGCGACCATACCTTCCAAGCCGAGCGCTGCTATGCCCCGGAAAAAGGCGATGCCTTCTTCCTTATGGGAGTCCGTGAAAACGACCCGATCGCTAACGGCGAGGTGTTCTCGCAACAGCGCTAACCGTTCGTTCAGTGGCGTTTCAAAGAGCGTCTTGCCGTTCAGTTCTATGAGATCAAAGACCATAAAATGGGTCGGGTATTGCTCTGCGCGACGTCGGATGGTCGCTTCCGTGCGCGCTTGTTCCCGGAGAAGGACCAGGGGAAAGCTTGGTTTTCCTGCCGCATCCAACACCACCAGTTCGCCGTCGACGATGCCGCTGCATCCTCGTTGCAGGATGGGCTGCGCCGCCACATCGACGTAGGCGCCGGTAATGTCCCGCCCTTTGCGGTTTTGCAGTTTCACGCCACCGTCGTCAACAAAAGCCAGGGCTCGGATGCCATCCCATTTTACCTGGAAAAGATAGTCGGGGTGATCAAAGGGCTCCGGGTGGGGAAGAGGTTCCATCGGCAAGATCTGTCGGATGGATGGTTGCTTCGCGGTGAACGAAGGGCTAGACGTAGCCGGTGTCCGCTTCGGCGTCATGAGGTTTTACGGCGGCGCTCTTTTTTGGGCGCTTCTTCTTTTTTTTGCTGGGCTTTGGCCTGTTGAATGCTCGCCTTGAGCGCCTCCATCAGGTCGATCACCTTGCCGGCTGTTGGCGCCTGGGGCGCTTCTACGATGGCCTGGCCTTGGACCTTGGCGTCGATAAAACGGCGAATCCGTTCGCGGTGTTCGCTCTGCCATTTGACAGGCTCAAAGGGCTCTGTGAGGCTCTCGATCAGTTGGACCGCCATCGTCTGTTCCTTTGCCGATACCTCAATGCCCTCGCCCAGATCCCCTAAGGGTTCCATGGACCGGATTTCCTCCGGATAGAGCATGGTGTGCATGGCCAATCCCTTGCCGTAGACACGCAACGCCACAAGGGCTTCCTTGGTGCGCAGGATCACCCGCGCCAGGGCCAGGCGGTCAGTCTCTTTGAGGGCGTTGCGCAACAGGGCATAGGCCTTTTGTCCATGCTGATCCGGTGAAAGGTAGTAGGTTTTCACGAAGAAAATCGGATCGATGTCTTTCAGGGCGACAAAGGACTGGATATCGATGGCCCGGCTGCCTTCGGGAGCGAGGCCTTCCAGTTCTTCCTGGGTGACGATGACATAGCGGCCCTTGTCGTATTCAAAGCCCTTGACGATCTCTTCGGGCGTCACCTCCCGGTCACAGTGGGGACAGCGTTTTTGATACTGGATGGGGTTGTGGCACTCTTTATGGAGGAGGTGAAAGCGCACGTCTTTTTCTTCTGTAGCGGCGAACATCTTGATCGGGATGTGCACCAGACCAAAGCTGATCGCGCCTTTCCAGATGCTTCTCACGATCATCCCCCTTGTTGATTCAGCAATGTTGTTGAGTGGCCTACGTCTACCTA from Heliomicrobium undosum harbors:
- the ligD gene encoding non-homologous end-joining DNA ligase — protein: MTLHGKTLLLSNVGKVFWPHEGYTKGDLIEYYLKIAPYLLPHLKDYPLVLVRYPDGIDGKFFYQKEAPPSRPDWLPTMEVASEGKRKSIRYCLVEDAADLLFLINLGCIEIHPWLSRTDALDHPTCMVFDLDPHESQSFQTVVEVALLLKSALDTFGLTAYPKTSGASGMHIYVPVGHGYDYQTVRECAVAIAKFIEAAEPRVTLARPIRDRGNRLYLDCWQIGRGKTLAGVYSLRPVPGAPVSTPLLWSEVNMALQPKAFTMQTIFERLQRMGDLFRPVLEQKNDLAGILPLIKR
- a CDS encoding ATP-dependent DNA ligase translates to MEPLPHPEPFDHPDYLFQVKWDGIRALAFVDDGGVKLQNRKGRDITGAYVDVAAQPILQRGCSGIVDGELVVLDAAGKPSFPLVLLREQARTEATIRRRAEQYPTHFMVFDLIELNGKTLFETPLNERLALLREHLAVSDRVVFTDSHKEEGIAFFRGIAALGLEGMVAKDKNSPYVPGKKHSAWKKVKNFREINCPVIGYTQTQPGRVASLVLGAPGEDGPVYIGRVSSGLTVKEAEQWHQRLFPRRRGEESKAGLEAVIPVNKGFQGDKEYTPVIPTHFVRVRYLEWTPDLRLRHPSYLGEAESSR
- the ku gene encoding non-homologous end joining protein Ku → MRSIWKGAISFGLVHIPIKMFAATEEKDVRFHLLHKECHNPIQYQKRCPHCDREVTPEEIVKGFEYDKGRYVIVTQEELEGLAPEGSRAIDIQSFVALKDIDPIFFVKTYYLSPDQHGQKAYALLRNALKETDRLALARVILRTKEALVALRVYGKGLAMHTMLYPEEIRSMEPLGDLGEGIEVSAKEQTMAVQLIESLTEPFEPVKWQSEHRERIRRFIDAKVQGQAIVEAPQAPTAGKVIDLMEALKASIQQAKAQQKKEEAPKKERRRKTS